TATGATTTAGCTTCAGTAACTCTTGAGTTCTGAAATCCATTTAATTAagcaataaatttgtatttttaataactataaaaatatgtaatttgattacctttatatattaaaaatttcatttacttttcatattatatacacatttttattagacactcttaaaatgaataaaaaatttcctcacaaattgaattatatgcatgagcaaacaaaaaataaaaatcacagacaaatatttgatcaaggaaaaactaaatttaatattttcatttgtaccTATTATTTGAATTAGTAATTGTCATTTCCACTAGATTAATAAAGTTCTAGAATAATATGGGtctattttcatgtttttttgaaaggtCTAGAAATTGTGACTTTTTTTTGTGGGGGTGCAAAATCTAAGAAACTTAGCAAAAGGGAAAATGCATATTATGCCGCTCCCTTTGAATGTGACTAGTgcataatatcataaaatataatcaataaaaaattactgaaatttaaaaagtgaataaatccagcacctaaaaaaatgaaaaccttaaatttataaactaaatcCTATATTAACcctgattttcaaaaaataaaataaaaatgtatataaaacaatCGATTTATCCGACTAGTACGTTATAACAGCACACTATTTATTCAATGAGGTAGTTTACCCGCTAAAAATTGTCATTAACAACCCTTAGAGCAAACGCTAAGCAAGTTAATGCGCTCTTTAACTGATAAAACATCTCACTAtcgtatagaaaatattatggTAAAAGAGTACTTGTAGAGAAAGTAGGAAGAAATTAACTTAGAACTAATTTTTCCGTatacttaataatacttttcaGATTTAAAGTCTACTTTGTATGATTTATATTGAatctattccaaaaaaaaaaaaaaaaaaaattccatgataaaataatatcttgCTTCTTTATTGTCGTCCTTGACTATCCTTGTTATTGAGCAACTTTAAAagtgttatatttatatattgtgcTGCTAAATATTGAGAAAGTTGAATCTAAGGTTTGtacttttaattacaataagtTATAGAATGTAAAATTCAGAGTGGCGcaaaaaaatatcacaattaTTTAGAGGACATATTTAATTCATTGGAttccattttgaaaattaacgaaaaactattttgataaattgaagCGTGCCTATCGTTAAGAATTTAATGCAGATGGGGCCCTCAGAGCTAACAATTAATCTTTTGATTGCGAGTTTTCGAAAACAACAAACTTTCTTGTTTGCCGGATTTAAACGCTTCttcaaatttgaagaaaaaaataaaaaacaatgaattgCGACCTTAACACCTGAAGTATAGGTTAAGAGTATGAGATAAAATATTCCCCACGAATTCgatatagataaaaaataattcttataaagATCACTTTGCGCCACCCTGTATTATACTGTAACTCATTATAAGCTTTCAGTAAATTTCctcaatattttttcaagtatAATGTGATGTTTTCCCGTAGTATTTTCAAATTAAGCATACTTCAACGTACAAaaatatgggaaaaaaattaaatctacatcgcaaaacatttttgtgatttattttattcaatttattttgcattAGGGTCTGCCTTAACTTACAGCtttaaaatttctccaaaatcAAAACTTCTGAAACGGTGAGTCAACTATACTTTTCTGAACCAGCTTCCTCTTTATATAAGCCCGATCGTAAACTTACTGGCAATCACTTTTCCCAGATTGATTTAgacgaaactttaaaaaaaattcctgttattgtaaaaattatgtttttaacattttaaaatttttagtttaaaaccaaaaaagcgTATGAAGTACAATTTATACACaaagttttgttaaatatttcttttattctgGTGTTTCAATCGATTCAGATCGTGTAATAATTTGATAACATGGTCGACATACTGGAACAGCACGTTGACTATGATGCCCTGGTAACGATGTATGATGTTTGTCTATGCAGCGTGTACAAAATACGTCACCACATCTATAACAGTggtgctaaaaaaaaaaaaaaaaaacaatattctaaATACGACGTTAATAATACGTGGCTCGAGTTAAGTTGGAATTGAATATGAAGGTTTGCATAAATTGATTAGAAATCTTACCTTGCGGctaaaattatcaaaaggtGTTGTGCAAACACATTCCTTAACGTTTCGAAGCGTTTTCCAATCTAATGCAACTGATTCTAATTCTTCGGTAATTTGATCCATAGCTGGTGAATTAACATGATTTGAATTAACCGCATCCTCTTGTTTTAAATCTGATGTTACTTTTAATGGATGTGAATCATCTGCTGATTCTAAGGTAGATTTTtcatataatgttttattatcaaTTGCATTTGTTGGATCCGGTGACgaaatatttgagtttgttGGTGATTTGACTTTTCGCATTCCACTTGCTTTGgatattaatgattttaaagatGTCACTTTCTAcagcaaaaaaacaaatgtattaCACACATATCTTCAATTGTTTCTAACacacatattaaaataatagaattgtTTATTCCAGGACCAAAGACGAAGAAGATACCCAGAAAATCTTTTGAGTTTATTCATATTcagaaaaagaaagaaacaagacAAAGATGTCCGATAAgtcatttctaaaattttatcgaGGTATTAATTGAGCCTACTCGGAGGGTAAATATGTAGGATTTGGAAATATGACGAAGAAGTGCTTGATTCTTGTTTTGAAGTTCACTTTCTGGGGTAATTGGTTGCTTACTAGATCCATGATTATCggcaataataaaaatcaacagGTAGCTGCAAGTACATCAAGATTTGGGTCGTTATTCACTTACTTTGGTTAAATATCGTATATGATCCTCCAACGAACTGCTATGATCACACGTAGCTAATAATAGATCATTAATTGGTTCACGTGGATGAATTCCAGTTTCAAAACGACTATACATTCCTCTCCAAAATCTAAagaagtaattaaattatatcaaaaaattatactaaatattTCTTTACGTTCAAAAATTTACCGAATCGTTTGAGGTGCTAGACATGGTTTAAACACACCTGGAACATCATCGGAATTATATAATGGATTCATATATTCATTCATATGATTCGCCATATAACCCCATAATGAAAAAGTTCGTTCTGCaagtctaaaaaataaaaaatgtattagtcTCTTCATTTAAGCGACCGATCCTCTTTTTTCGTTGCAATCAGTTATATGACAGAAGGTATAATTAAATGACGCTGAGACATTACTAAtcgaaaatgttaaataaataaataagcatgGAGAAGAAAGTAGAAATTGGAAAACACAAATGACACATAAAATCACATGCAATgagaaagaaagtaaaaaaaaaagcaatttggGGAAACTGGTAAGTGCATAACACTACCCAAGCCAAGACTGTATAAGTTGTGCTTACCTTAAATCCACTCGATCTTTTTCACAATTTCCAATAAATGTACCATATTGACATGATTGGACATGATCATGCAAAGTCAGTAGAAAACGTTCGTTAAATTGAAAAGCAGATGGTCGCTGCTGTGTTAGTTGCCAAGTTACATCTATGAACTGTGTAAATATTGGTGAAACTTCTTTTGAGTCACCTTGTATAAAACCACAACGTTCAGTAAATTTGTGTCCAAAGGCTAACCAGTCTTTTTCAATAAGAGCCTGTTCAAAACAAAAGCATTGCTCTAATACATtcataaaatggaaaaatctcataaaaaattcaaaaataacgaGCTTTGACACcacatcaaaataaatatatttaatcaaaaacaccaaaataaatttaatcaatggGATgggatttattaatttaattattttatttttcgacatGCAGAAATtacgatattttttattcaaattattatttctaagtaGTACAAATAGTATTGCTCcgtgttaatatttaaataatagtatttatattaataacttaCACAAGTgtaatagtataaaaaataaaaaagttaaatgccGAAACCAGGGATCGAACCAGGGACCTTTAGATCTTCAGTCTAACGCTCTCCCAACTGAGCTATTTCGGCAAGTTGATAATGGTGCTTAATAATTGTCCAGTatgaaattgaaacaaaaaaattatatatacaacaaaCACTAACTTGAAAACCTTGAATGGTCCGATAATACGGATCCAATAACAACGAAGCTATTGAACAAACTTGTGCGGTACGATCCCATCCATCTGAACAATGTACAACCACACTGATACCTTCGTCAATTGCTTGCGCTATAAACCAAGATGTATCTAAAATAGCTTTTATATGTCGCAACCATCCACTTGATTCTAATCCACCAATAAAACTGCTCAttgttgcattttttaattcacatgctaaaaaaataaattttattaatttttttttagagttaACTCTATTTCTATTCACAAACTATTTCGGAGTACCGAAAACCGGTACCAGTTCCCGAAACCGGGAAAAGtactgaaattatttaattaaatacacaaacgatttttatgttttcaggaccaaaatttcttaaaacatgattaaataacaaattcttactatttttcattttttgacagAATGTATTTCTCGTTTGAAAAGTACCcggttttggaaaaataaaacgacgtttCTCCAACGATAAtcattcaaatcaaatattacgCTAGCATGCGACTATACGTTAAATGACTTTTTTACTTactttccaataatttttgtaaactatttCGCATCAcgtgaatattttcaatacccaaaaattggaattttatattatcataaaatgcTTCATTTTCATATCCTTTGCCAGCTGCTCGATTTGCCATTgcatttatctaaaaatttattttttcaatgtaagtaTGTACTTGATAATTAAACTTAGGCAAATGTGGGGAATACCTTTGGTCTCGTATCTACCACATACATAAATTTAGAATTTGGATTTGTacgtaaaatacaatttaacatttGTTCATCCTCAAGACAACGTGCACTGAATCCAGATAAAGGTTGACTACTCCGGCATATTGATGCTTTATTGTGATGTAAATATGTGAGTGCAGGTAAACGTCCTTTTGAACGAAATCGGGAACTTCCAATTAAAACTGTTGTGTTTGCTGATGTTGGTACATAAATATACCGTGGATATGTATCACAtagctaaaaattatttatagaagaatttatattacaatCTTACAATTAACAGTTTCAAACTATAAATTTAGTGGATTTTTGgataatttgtgattttttgaagtgaaaacttctttgaTAGGAGTAAAACTTATGATTTCGCGACATCTTGGAAGCAACATGCATACCACGTGACATACATACCACGTTAAAAACACCGGGTCACGTGATCGCAAAATTTAAGCAACGTTTGACACAGTTTGTACTTGAAAGCAAGATCGCTTGAGAACACTATGTGCTGTTgccttttaataatttataattgtttttatgcaCACTGTATTTATGTTAATGACTTTCAAGCGAAGTTTTCTGTTTTAGGCATTAAAGAACTCAGTAAATATGCATTTTTTCTGTTTAGACTTTTCTCGTTAGTCAAGATTATCAAATATTAACCTTACAATTTCACAATTGTCTCATTTTCATTATACAGgctgggccattttaatctatacagcTAAATGcctcgttttgtaattaaccaatcaaaaaataacctaaacaaaagttgcagagtttgatgggggatatCATGTTTTGaaatcagattggacctagttcttcgggtttctttaatagctaatttagatcctaaacggtaaaagatagaataaaactttaaattagaaagttgatcctcataaaaaaagctaacaatttttgtttaaaacattttttcaaaaacgttagctttcggaggaaatgggacttaaaaatatgccattattgcatttaatcgaaaggaaatacgcttaaagtttatagataattttatgccaAAGTCATGGGCACAGGAAAATGtactctattgcccttgactacttttggctaaagcatttttctggagttagcgtattttctttaaatgcaataatgacatatctttaaatggaattttcctcgatttaaaattagttttttgtttatgaggatcaactttctaatttaaagttttgttctatctcttaccgtttaagatctttagtttttggaaaacactttagtttttaataacataaatatatggGTTCATATTGTTAACTTACATCATAATCTTTATTGGTTAACGTCATACACCACTGATCATTTGGTACACGCATACGTAAAAATTCCGATTGTAAATCGAAGAAATTCCATCCAGCTGGTTGTGGTATATCTTCATCACTTgacgtataaaaaaaacaatataaatcttCAATATTTGATGGCTGAGATAAACGTTGTagtgttaaataaatatcataacaaTCTCGTTCACGTGGTACCACAAATGTTActgataagaaatttttacaacgaatTTGTATTGGTGAGCCAGTTGTTGTTAAAGCTAATTTTTCTATTGTTGCTATATGCCAATGGAgtatctataaaataaacagaaaaaagaattaaattcatCTCTTCGTCTTAAAAAAATGGACCTTTgtcctaaaatatttttattgctttaaaGGACGTTCGTTATTGAGCCAAAACACCGTgccaaatcaatttttggataacatcaatgactacgaaaatatgaaggatttaaatgtacaaatagaaagaaaggaaaataacacttggtgacgtcataacctGCAATTATCATAGAGAGtacatatcaaaaattgttttgcaggagatttaattgcttatatatctatatatatataaatggaaactgactgatcgatcaacgcacagctgaaacagctgggtctagaagcctaaaattttgtacacacgttcaCACGAAGAGAATAATTAACTTAATGATTGgttgcagagtttctgagatatagcaATATTTGGAACGATTTaaatccgtatctcaaaaacaattcgaccagtcatcaagtgcgcccgatttttgtactttttgggtcaaaattaccttatatactgagttttatcgaaattgtagataaaaaaattctcgattttttgcaatttttttaatgggtagccctttaatttttgtttttgtatttgatgaaactcggcggatggggtaattttgatacaaaaagtataataatcaggttaatttaatgattggatccatagaaagttacaaaaaaCCGTCAAAAAACGTCGAAATCGTCCTTACGTTATTAATGAATGGCCCCTTAGACTACAAACTGAAATCGTTTTAAATCACCAGgatcacaataaaaataaaagatcttACCCATGTTTCTTTTTTAGAATCCGGTCCGACAAATATTAAATGAGTTGTTGTTATATACAGTGTACCTTGTGATGGATTTCGAACGTTGTATCGATCcaacattttaacattttcaatctgaaataaaaagaaaaagtaattaaattaattaaaagttaataaatgaaatcatgtttcaaacaaagtttaTTGCTGTTCATCGATTCGTGATTGAAAACACAAAGTAATATTATAAGGATATTTTAACCCTTTAGCTCCGTTTGACCATTTTGCACTCTAGGAGAATGTAGCTATTATACCCTTCAAAATTTAGGTGTAAATAAATAAGggcaatataaataattttataaggaCAGCTAAATCGattgtaagaaaataaaattaaaaactcatgTTCTgagataatatattttcaaaattaaaattcatttcaaatgaatattggTGAATCATAGGGGGGCCgcagtttttgaaaaaagactaaaattttaaatctgaagGAAGATCTATTTTAGAAAAGTGATGATAGATATTTATATCTGTCTAGGGGCAAGACACGTCTTACTAAATTCGACCTTATAGAACAACGCTGTAGTCAACCATAAGGCCCAAATAAACTTTTTCTCTGGATTTAAATCATGTCTTGTAGCGATGTCAAAATTCGACAACTTGCTGTTTTCTGTACCCCCTCCCTACGGGCTACTGTCTGTCAACGGCCCTGCTGCAGAATcttaagaaattaatatttactaagTATATTATGTTCGAAATTTCTGtatatttctgttaatatttTGAGTACCTATTAAACAATAGcagatttatattttgtatatttataaaatcataaaataaaatatccaatAACATCTCAAATTACGGAagagaataaattttcaaatagaattaaatacgtaataaatttaattaatgcatACTAGTATttcataaagtaataaaaataagctaTGCATTCATTTAGTATTCATTTACACGTTGTCTTCAAAACCAAACAACCACAAAACgcggtttattattttttaaatgcaacatTGTTACCCGAACACATTTTACCCGAATTCGACCGCAAATTGAAGGGAATAACCTCCTTCAcagttaaattataaataggtACATATTTTAAGGTTTAATGTGacgattttaattaaactttataattttaagattttatcatGACCACAGAAAAAAGTTCACGTGAGGCTTAATGGAATGAATTACAATTGAAATTCTTAGTACTATTTTAGagataaaattcgaaaaatgtaCCAGTTGGACCTCATTTCCAAATAGTCCTAAGTTATGCGTGCAAATTGAATGACCTAGCCCTTTtcgtttatgaaaaatttgttggtaatCATTCAAATATACAAGACAAgggtaaaaaaaatgaaaatagaaaatacgtTTTTACAGCAGTTTTGGATATATCGGCTAGTTCTTCAATGAAGATGTCATGTTTGAAAATGCTGTTTACTAAATCAATAAGTAAAATAGATTaatagatttatattttatctttgttaCACTAAAGGATTAATCCAACAACCTACATAAAAGTAAACACTACAAttccttgataaatatttttaattaatttaggaGTGCCCACGTGTAtttggtaattaaaattaataaattgcttaaatttaacaaatttataaaatctacttaattttaattgtcaCATAAAAAGGCTTAAGGTATACATACctcttttaatatgaaatatttcgcATTTTATGTTGACGATTTTCTTACAGTCTTAAAATAAAGtactcaaaatataatttattacattctcAGTATATAGAATTCTACATTCTTATGTCTTAGGATGTTTACTTCTAGATAGATTATTCGTGTACGTATTATTCAGTGGCGTAGAAGATGGTCAAGCGTAGAAGACGGTCTTAAACACATAATTATCTAACAGGAATAACTATATGCAGGGCTCACTTTATCACCATACTCCTGAAAATATGCActggatatatattttattaacttcccagacgaagttaatgtaatggggccgattttgaaaatctccagttttacatatttccgcggtttcaaggccgcaatatccgaatcaaaccttttcaatatgatgtctgtgtgtgtgtgtgtgtaagtgcgtatgttcgttcggattctttcgcctcgattatctcttgaaccagttatgacattaacacgtgactgggcagAATTAGTttagccgttttttaatgataataaaaaactggaaaaaactgaataaacagaatctgaaaagtggataaaacacatgaTTTATccatggagataatgatcgttccagcataagctgcagtacatgctcgaagaataatctataaaggctaacaagacctttttttattgtttttttcccccctctgggaagttaatcgtgtggactacagaggtcgcactcacacaactttagtaccacaccgactatgtattgccaatttattaattttaagaaatacctAGCTTTAAGAAACCGAAATGGGTGAACTGTTTTGGACCAGAATATATTTTGACTCATTTTAGAAtagacataaatttttttttttttgaagagtaGAGTTGTAGAGCATACAAATATgacaataattgaataaaaatttaataatcggACATCTTAATGGAATTTTCCTTATTTCGGACAACGGAAACTTTTCATTGTTTTCTTACATCTACGCCACTGTATTATATCAGTGTTGAAACGTGAGGAATTTAGAATTTATATaccttgttataattttatacttatgtCAAATGGTAAGACTAGATTACAGTGGGGTAAAAGAAAACATTGAGGTGAGTTTGAAGGATATACCAACAATATTGTCTTCTCTATTtccattttcattataatttactgttgaaattattcaaaacatatttgaaatgtGGTATAAGACTAAAAGTAAACAaccaattacaattacaatttactttgtaaaataaaaattttatttagattgaTTAATCCTCTATCctgataataaatatcctgCAACGTGTCTTCCCATAGTCATGATATTTCTGTTTTCCCGCTTAGGATGAGATTTTAAATaggttcaaaattaaaaacaataaagtcAAAAACGCTAATTTTGTCTCGATTTGAGAAATTGATCTTCCCGTATGGGGTATGGTATTTTTGACGTTATTGTATATCTCAAGTCAATCAATAAATATAcccgaattttgtatttttcgggCCAATATTTTATcgacattaaaaatgaaaaattgttctttGTTTTTCCTTTGCGATTTATTTACGAGATAGtgaaaacattcaaaaacaactttttgattcgaaatttggtgaaactttatatatagaataattttaacccaaacCAGGGGTTGATCAAAATACCACAATTTCGGACAGGACTCCGACCTAAATTTCATGTCAATCCGGTTATTAGAATAGAAGAAACAGAACGACATCGACACACATATGGTGATAGAGTGTTGAGCTTAGAGTCACAAACAATCACACAGTTAGAAAATACTTAGACGCCTATAAGAAGATATACAAAATGGTAAAATTACATTATAGAATATTAATGttagtcatatttttaaatgtcaagttgaactaaatattttatttaactggaGCTGGAAGCTTTATTCAATACTGGTGATGCTTTTTGCTATACATAAGAggatttatttcattatcatttaaaaatgtattcttcTTTTTAAGTCTTACTTTATGGTAGAACATTCTtcgtataaagaaaaataaagtacCCAGACtctcgaaaataattttttacatctaTATAGAGAGTTACAaaccaaaatgttttttaatcaatgttaatttttaatgaaagctCCATAAAAGCTCTgaagatttgaataaaaatcataaaaacgtttttgaattttttgttattgaaacaATCGAAAAGGAGCaaagaagaaaaacttttgtaatacatctcaaaataattgatgtAAGAATCATTAGTTCttcacaatttattatttaaagcaaTGCAACCAACGCATTCCTGAGATATTTTTCTATCATATGGTGAGATCgtccatatttttttatcaatttcccTCATTTTAAAGATTATCGTGCGGCCtaaggaaaattttcaatttttcaaaagttttttttcttactcTTAGTCTTATaacgtcaagttataacataattcaccatcaaaatttaaaaaatataatttttaaaattttgctcccactaccgtgctcatacatccttaaaagaaaatttctttgcgtttgctttaaatagagtatttgCATATCTATCATTTCTAGTCcatgtcgctggttcaaataCGAGttgaagaaatctaattttttttttaaataaacctattagcaggtataaaccttttattgttttttcccTGTTCGTgcagttgtgacaatcacatcagtattttgtt
The Chrysoperla carnea chromosome 4, inChrCarn1.1, whole genome shotgun sequence genome window above contains:
- the LOC123299136 gene encoding myotubularin-related protein 6, whose amino-acid sequence is MELIKKAKIENVKMLDRYNVRNPSQGTLYITTTHLIFVGPDSKKETWILHWHIATIEKLALTTTGSPIQIRCKNFLSVTFVVPRERDCYDIYLTLQRLSQPSNIEDLYCFFYTSSDEDIPQPAGWNFFDLQSEFLRMRVPNDQWCMTLTNKDYDLCDTYPRYIYVPTSANTTVLIGSSRFRSKGRLPALTYLHHNKASICRSSQPLSGFSARCLEDEQMLNCILRTNPNSKFMYVVDTRPKINAMANRAAGKGYENEAFYDNIKFQFLGIENIHVMRNSLQKLLETCELKNATMSSFIGGLESSGWLRHIKAILDTSWFIAQAIDEGISVVVHCSDGWDRTAQVCSIASLLLDPYYRTIQGFQALIEKDWLAFGHKFTERCGFIQGDSKEVSPIFTQFIDVTWQLTQQRPSAFQFNERFLLTLHDHVQSCQYGTFIGNCEKDRVDLRLAERTFSLWGYMANHMNEYMNPLYNSDDVPGVFKPCLAPQTIRFWRGMYSRFETGIHPREPINDLLLATCDHSSSLEDHIRYLTKKVTSLKSLISKASGMRKVKSPTNSNISSPDPTNAIDNKTLYEKSTLESADDSHPLKVTSDLKQEDAVNSNHVNSPAMDQITEELESVALDWKTLRNVKECVCTTPFDNFSRKHHCYRCGDVFCTRCIDKHHTSLPGHHSQRAVPVCRPCYQIITRSESIETPE